Genomic DNA from Leifsonia sp. AG29:
GGGCACGATCGGGAGGCTGAGCGACCACGAGCGCGTCAAGCCCCCGTCGATGAACCGGACCGTGAACCACCTCGAGCAGGCCGGCTACGTGCGCCGGACCGCCGACGACGCCGACGGCCGCCGCGTGGTGGTCGTGCCGACGGACGCGGGCGTCCAGCTCGTCACGGAGACCCGCCGCCGGCGCGACGCGTGGCTGCACCAGCGCCTCCGCACCCTCACCCCCGAGCAGCGGGCGGTGCTCGCCGAGGCCGCGACCATCATGAGGGAGCTCGCCGACTCGTGAGTGCCATGTTCCGTTCGCTCTCCGGCGTCAACTACCGCATCTGGGCCGCCGGAGCCATCGTCTCCAACGTCGGGACCTGGATGCAGCGCACGGCGCAGGACTGGATCG
This window encodes:
- a CDS encoding MarR family winged helix-turn-helix transcriptional regulator; the protein is MKARLSTHDLSSALRVAVARLSRRLRAEKADDELSDSQTSTLAYLVREGSGTIGRLSDHERVKPPSMNRTVNHLEQAGYVRRTADDADGRRVVVVPTDAGVQLVTETRRRRDAWLHQRLRTLTPEQRAVLAEAATIMRELADS